The Euphorbia lathyris chromosome 3, ddEupLath1.1, whole genome shotgun sequence genome contains a region encoding:
- the LOC136221535 gene encoding putative leucine-rich repeat receptor-like protein kinase At2g19210: MKHKMLQYFFFISLSVSAYLMIQVDSQDQSGFISIDCGLQADSTYTDTTTTLNYISDEAFVDSGIIKNISSGFSTNSTDRHLWYVRSFPEGERNCYNVSLTKATKYLIRTTFLYGNYDALNKLPVFDLYLGPNKWVTVKILNASNPINKEIIHTPVLDYIHVCLVNIRSGTPFISALEIRPLKNTTYVPKSGALAKFTRLDFGSVTNKTVRYPDDVFDRLWTPDHFDKWTDISTLETIDATNHNDFQPPSVVLRTASFPTNASEVMLFFIDTQDTFLQFYVFMHFAEILKLEPNQSRHFNVSLNGKLYYGPVIPDYLYTTSIFSQVPINGGNYTFSLFQIDNSTLPPLLNAIEIYSVVDISQFETYQDDVDAITNIKSTYRITKNWQGDPCAPQVYVWHGLNCSYIAGAPPIITSLNLSSSGLTGEIFSDIANLKSLESLDLSNNSLSGSVPDFLSKLTSLKTLNLTGNKLTGTIPVELYERSKNGLLLLSVSGNEQLCPSVSCKKKGKSIVVPVVASIAAFLVLGAALAAIIRYLIRRSAAVVTEDHRVSDEMNELMEAKNLQFSYAEILRITNNFAKVLGKGGFGTVYHGKLNDGTEVAVKILSPSSAQGYKEFQTEVKLLLKVHHRNLTALVGYCNEGTKMGLIYEFMANGNLDDHLSDSNSNVLSWEIRLQIAVDAAQGLEYLHNGCKPQIVHRDVKTTNILLNEKFQAKLADFGLSRMFPVEGGTHVSTIVAGTLGYLDPEYYVTNRLSEKSDVYSYGVVLLELITGRPVISKTGEKTHISEFVSEMLENGDIESILEPRLGGNVDVNSAWKVVELGMACVSTTAATRPTMNQLVTQLNECLNTHMARSREGFSIEFTSSDVNTELSPAAR, from the exons ATGAAGCACAAGATGTTACAAtatttctttttcatctctctTTCTGTTTCAGCTTATCTTATGATTCAGGTTGATTCTCAGGATCAATCAG GTTTCATTAGCATTGATTGTGGTTTACAAGCTGATTCAACCTATACTGATACAACAACAACCCTCAATTACATTTCAGATGAAGCATTCGTCGATTCAGGGATAATTAAGAACATATCATCCGGTTTCAGCACGAATAGCACAGACCGACATTTATGGTATGTCCGGAGCTTTCCTGAAGGAGAAAGAAACTGTTACAATGTATCACTTACTAAAGCTACTAAATATTTGATCAGAACTACTTTCCTGTATGGAAATTATGATGCCTTAAACAAGTTACCAGTATTTGATTTGTATTTAGGACCTAATAAATGGGTCACAGTCAAAATCCTGAATGCATCTAATCCTATCAATAAAGAGATAATTCATACCCCTGTCTTGGATTATATTCATGTCTGTCTTGTCAACATTCGATCCGGGACGCCTTTTATATCCGCATTAGAGATAAGACCCTTGAAGAATACTACATATGTGCCGAAATCAGGAGCATTGGCGAAATTTACTCGCTTGGATTTTGGTTCCGTCACTAATAAAACTGTCAG GTATCCGGATGATGTTTTCGATCGTTTATGGACGCCTGATCATTTCGATAAATGGACAGATATAAGTACTCTAGAGACTATTGATGCAACAAATCACAATGACTTTCAACCACCATCAGTTGTATTGAGAACTGCAAGCTTTCCAACAAATGCCAGTGAAGTTATGCTATTCTTTATAGATACTCAGGACACTTTCCTCCAATTCTACGTGTTTATGCATTTCGCTGAAATCCTGAAGCTTGAACCGAATCAATCCAGGCATTTCAATGTTTCCCTGAATGGGAAGTTGTACTATGGACCTGTTATTCCTGATTACTTGTACACTACTTCTATTTTTAGCCAGGTTCCGATAAACGGAGGAAATTATACGTTTTCGCTCTTCCAAATCGATAATTCAACCCTGCCACCGCTCCTCAATGCCATTGAAATTTATTCGGTGGTTGACATCTCACAATTTGAGACATATCAAGATGATG TTGATGCTATAACAAACATCAAGTCAACGTATCGAATAACTAAAAACTGGCAAGGAGATCCATGTGCTCCTCAAGTTTATGTATGGCATGGTCTAAATTGCAGCTATATTGCTGGTGCACCACCTATAATCACATCCTT GAATTTATCATCTTCCGGATTGACTGGAGAAATATTTTCTGATATAGCCAATCTAAAATCACTAGAATCACT GGATTTATCAAACAATAGTTTGTCAGGATCCGTGCCTGATTTTCTGTCAAAATTGACATCCTTGAAAACCCT AAACTTGACAGGAAACAAGCTTACAGGTACTATTCCAGTTGAACTTTATGAAAGATCGAAAAACGGTTTGCTATTGCTAAG TGTAAGCGGAAACGAACAACTATGTCCATCAGTTTCGTGCAAGAAAAAGGGAAAGAGTATTGTTGTACCAGTAGTGGCATCAATTGCTGCATTTTTGGTGCTAGGAGCTGCCTTAGCAGCCATAATACGCTACTTGATCAGACGTTCTGCAGCAGTTGTCACGGAGGACCACAGAGTAAGCGACGAAATGAATGAGCTAATGGAAGCAAAGAATCTACAGTTCAGTTATGCTGAAATCCTCAGGATTACAAATAATTTTGCCAAGGTTCTTGGCAAAGGCGGTTTCGGGACAGTATACCATGGCAAGTTAAACGACGGTACTGAAGTTGCTGTGAAAATACTCTCTCCATCCTCAGCTCAAGGGTATAAGGAGTTCCAGACAGAG GTGAAGCTTCTCTTGAAAGTTCATCATAGGAACTTGACAGCCCTTGTTGGCTACTGCAATGAAGGCACCAAAATGGGGTTAATCTACGAGTTCATGGCGAATGGAAACTTAGATGACCATCTTTCAG ATAGTAACTCCAATGTTTTAAGTTGGGAGATAAGACTCCAAATAGCCGTCGATGCAGCACAAG GATTGGAGTATCTTCACAATGGTTGTAAGCCACAAATAGTACACAGAGATGTGAAGACAACAAACATATTATTGAATGAGAAATTCCAAGCAAAACTAGCTGATTTTGGTCTGTCAAGAATGTTCCCAGTTGAAGGTGGCACACATGTTTCAACTATTGTTGCTGGCACCCTTGGTTACCTTGACCCTGA GTACTATGTAACTAACAGGTTAAGTGAGAAAAGTGATGTGTATAGCTATGGTGTGGTTCTTCTGGAGCTAATTACAGGCCGACCTGTGATATCTAAAACTGGTGAAAAGACTCATATTAGCGAATTTGTGAGCGAGATGCTCGAAAATGGAGACATTGAAAGCATCTTAGAACCAAGACTAGGAGGAAATGTGGATGTTAATTCAGCGTGGAAAGTGGTGGAATTAGGAATGGCTTGCGTGTCAACAACTGCTGCTACAAGGCCAACAATGAATCAACTCGTCACGCAATTGAATGAATGTTTAAACACACATATGGCTCGATCCAGAGAAGGATTCAGTATTGAATTCACATCATCGGACGTCAATACTGAACTATCTCCTGCGGCAAGGTAA